The window GCTACACGCACTGTCCCGACGTCTGCCAGGTCGTGATGGCGACCATCGCCTCGGCTCTGACGCGCCTGGACGACGACGTACGCGACCGAGTGGACGTGGTGTTCGTGACCACCGACCCGGCGCGCGATGACGCCAAGACGCTGCGCAGCTATCTGGACAGGTTCAATCCCGATTTCGTCGGTCTCACCGGACCGCTGGCGCAGGTGAAGCGCCTGGGTGAGGGACTGAAGGTCTACGTCGCCCGCGGCCAGGAGTTGCCCGGCGGGGGCTACGAGGTCGACCACTCCACTCCGATCATCGGTGTACGCCCGGACGCCACGGCGCCGATGGTGTGGACCCAAGGCACCTCGTCCGCGCAGTTGGCCGCAGACATCGAGAAGCTGGTCGCCCCATGATGGCGTTGACCATCCCCAGCCCTGACCAGGGAATCTGGCACCTGGGGCCGCTGCCGCTGCGCGGCTATGCGATCTGCATCGTGCTCGGCATCCTCGCGGCGATCATGATCGGCGAAAGGCGCTGGATCGCGCGCGGTGGCCGCGCCAACGAAGTCGCCGACATCGCCTTGTGGGCGGTGCCGTTCGGCCTGATCGGCGGTCGGCTCTATCACGTCCTGACCGATTCGCACCTCTACTTCGGCGAGGGCAGGCACCCGATCGAGGCGCTCTACGTGTGGCGCGGTGGCTTGGGTGTCTGGGGCGCGATCGCGCTCGGGGCCGTCGGCGCGATGATCGCGGCCCGCCGGATGCAGATCCGCTGGCTGCCGCTGCTGGACGCGCTGGCGCCGGGCGTCCTGATCGCGCACGCGTTGGGACGTTGGGGCAATTGGTTCAACCAGGAACTCTTCGGCCGGCCGACCTCCCTGCCGTGGGGGCTGGAGATCGACCCGGCGCATCGTCCGGTCGGTTACGAGGAGGCCGCGACCTTCCACCCGACCTTCCTGTACGAGTCGCTGTGGTGCGTGGCGGTGTTCTTCCTGGTGATCTGGGCGGACCGTCGTTTCCAGTTGGGCCACGGTCGGGTGGTCGCGCTCTATGTGATGGCCTACACGCTGGGCCGCGGGTGGATCGAGATGCTGCGCATCGACAACGTGCAACTCGACGACGTGCTGGGTCTGCGCTTCAACGTGTGGACCTCGATCGTGCTGTTCGTGCTTGCCGGCGCGTACTTCGTCTGGGCCGGCAGGCGACACCCCGGCCGGGAGTACGAGGTCTATCGGCGCCCAGCGGACGAACCCGTCCCCTCCGAGCAGGGTTGAGACCGGCTCGTCAACGCACCAGCACCACCAGCAGATTCCACGCCGCGTGCAGGGCGATGCCCGGCACGATGCTGTCGAAGCGGCGATACATCACCCCGAGAAACAGTCCGATCGGCAACAGCAACACGATCCGGACCGGGTCCAGGTGCACGACCGCGAAGATCAGCGCTGACACCACGATCGCCCACCAGGGATGACTCATCGTCTCCAGCAGGCGCTGCAAGATGATGCCGCGAAACAGGATCTCCTC of the Nocardioides sp. genome contains:
- a CDS encoding SCO family protein, coding for MSELRSRPVAWLLFGLLVAPLLLACTKVADSGTPLTVGGDDDGYFGAKLTTPYDVPPVRLHDTADQPYSLSKDAKAELTLVFFGYTHCPDVCQVVMATIASALTRLDDDVRDRVDVVFVTTDPARDDAKTLRSYLDRFNPDFVGLTGPLAQVKRLGEGLKVYVARGQELPGGGYEVDHSTPIIGVRPDATAPMVWTQGTSSAQLAADIEKLVAP
- the lgt gene encoding prolipoprotein diacylglyceryl transferase — protein: MMALTIPSPDQGIWHLGPLPLRGYAICIVLGILAAIMIGERRWIARGGRANEVADIALWAVPFGLIGGRLYHVLTDSHLYFGEGRHPIEALYVWRGGLGVWGAIALGAVGAMIAARRMQIRWLPLLDALAPGVLIAHALGRWGNWFNQELFGRPTSLPWGLEIDPAHRPVGYEEAATFHPTFLYESLWCVAVFFLVIWADRRFQLGHGRVVALYVMAYTLGRGWIEMLRIDNVQLDDVLGLRFNVWTSIVLFVLAGAYFVWAGRRHPGREYEVYRRPADEPVPSEQG